Proteins found in one Sporosarcina jeotgali genomic segment:
- a CDS encoding phosphoribosylanthranilate isomerase, whose protein sequence is MTKVKICGLMEARHVRAAVDAGADAIGFVFAPSRRQVSIDQAARLAIHVPSSVLKVGVFVNAVPTDIQEIYEAVPLDIVQYHGDETPEFIEKVGLPAFKAFSIKGSEDVHRAASYNVTPLFDAPGVEFKGGSGKTFNWDILTQSGFKERPFILAGGLNAGNVGEAINQVKPVMVDVSSGVEIEKRKDEQLIREFIKTVKLKSEER, encoded by the coding sequence ATGACAAAAGTGAAGATATGCGGTCTGATGGAAGCACGTCATGTGCGAGCGGCCGTGGATGCAGGAGCCGATGCCATCGGTTTCGTTTTCGCCCCTTCGCGCAGACAAGTATCTATAGACCAGGCCGCAAGGCTGGCGATTCATGTCCCTTCATCCGTTCTGAAAGTAGGTGTGTTTGTCAATGCGGTTCCGACTGATATTCAAGAGATCTATGAAGCAGTTCCACTAGACATTGTGCAATACCATGGAGATGAAACCCCGGAATTCATCGAAAAAGTCGGTTTGCCTGCCTTTAAGGCTTTTTCAATCAAAGGTTCGGAAGATGTCCATAGAGCGGCTAGTTATAATGTGACTCCGTTGTTTGACGCACCTGGCGTTGAATTTAAAGGGGGGAGCGGAAAAACGTTCAACTGGGACATCTTAACGCAATCAGGATTTAAAGAGCGCCCTTTCATACTAGCCGGCGGGTTGAATGCAGGAAATGTAGGAGAAGCGATTAATCAAGTAAAGCCGGTAATGGTTGACGTTTCGAGTGGTGTTGAGATTGAGAAGAGAAAAGACGAGCAGCTGATCCGAGAATTCATCAAAACGGTTAAGCTGAAAAGTGAGGAGAGATGA
- the trpC gene encoding indole-3-glycerol phosphate synthase TrpC: protein MTILDDILRKKEQEVSRLLAETAVQPTPTIAARPSLLDTIKNSNQLQVIAEIKRASPSKGVIQETVNPVQQARIYEHAGAACVSVLTDTPFFKGSFEDLKMVAEAVHIPVLCKDFIIHPIQVDRALVAGASVILLIVAALPDVELKALHVYAASLGLEVLVEVHDADELNRAIEAGAQLIGVNNRDLRTFQVDLAKTEEIASLFPFESDRVLISESGIGGTADAQRVSAAGARAVLVGETLMRSTSPNQAIHSIQVDIEVNEQ from the coding sequence ATGACTATTCTCGATGATATTTTGCGCAAGAAGGAACAGGAAGTTTCCCGATTGTTAGCAGAAACGGCTGTACAACCGACTCCAACAATCGCAGCCCGGCCTTCATTGTTGGATACCATTAAAAATTCGAATCAGCTCCAAGTGATTGCGGAAATAAAACGGGCATCGCCATCGAAAGGAGTTATTCAAGAAACCGTAAACCCTGTCCAACAAGCCCGGATATACGAACATGCAGGCGCTGCATGTGTTTCCGTTTTGACGGATACGCCGTTTTTTAAAGGATCATTTGAAGATTTGAAAATGGTGGCGGAAGCGGTTCACATCCCGGTGCTTTGTAAAGATTTTATCATTCACCCCATACAAGTCGACCGAGCGCTAGTTGCAGGGGCATCCGTTATCTTGCTGATTGTTGCAGCACTGCCCGATGTGGAGTTGAAAGCGCTGCATGTCTATGCTGCCTCACTTGGATTGGAAGTACTGGTCGAAGTTCATGATGCTGACGAGTTAAACCGAGCTATAGAAGCAGGCGCACAGCTGATTGGAGTAAATAATAGAGATTTACGGACGTTTCAAGTTGACCTGGCGAAGACTGAGGAAATCGCTTCGCTGTTTCCATTTGAATCCGATCGGGTCCTTATAAGTGAAAGTGGAATTGGCGGGACAGCTGATGCACAGCGTGTATCTGCAGCAGGTGCAAGGGCCGTGCTAGTAGGCGAAACCCTCATGAGAAGTACCTCACCCAATCAGGCAATTCATTCAATTCAAGTTGACATTGAGGTGAATGAACAATGA
- the trpB gene encoding tryptophan synthase subunit beta, with the protein MIQAVEGKGRYGRFGGQYVPETLMGALSELEEAHGEAMEDAAFIEELNGYLKDFVGRENPLYYAERLTKAAGGAKIYLKREDLNHTGAHKINNALGQALLAKRMGKQKIVAETGAGQHGVATATACALLGLECVVFMGKEDIRRQELNVFRMELLGTRVESVDKGAGTLKDAVNEALRYWVAHVEDTHYILGSALGPHPFPKIVRDFQQVIGQETKRQILDKEGRLPDAVVACIGGGSNAIGMFHPFIEEADVALYGVEAAGGGISTGQHAAAIAEAKEGVLHGAYMYVLQDDDGFIQEAHSISAGLDYPAVGPEHCHLHDIGRVHYTSATDAEALEGVQLLAQKEGIIPALESAHAIHFAFGLAKEMSPEEILVVCLSGRGDKDVQTVRDALGGGVQ; encoded by the coding sequence ATGATTCAGGCAGTAGAGGGTAAAGGAAGGTATGGAAGATTTGGCGGGCAGTACGTCCCCGAGACATTGATGGGTGCGTTATCGGAACTGGAGGAAGCACACGGGGAAGCAATGGAGGACGCTGCATTCATAGAAGAGTTGAATGGATACTTAAAAGATTTCGTTGGCAGAGAGAATCCGCTTTACTATGCAGAGAGGCTTACAAAAGCTGCAGGCGGAGCAAAAATCTACTTGAAACGTGAAGACTTGAACCATACAGGAGCCCATAAAATCAACAACGCGCTCGGCCAGGCGTTACTTGCAAAACGTATGGGTAAGCAGAAAATTGTCGCGGAAACAGGAGCAGGGCAGCATGGTGTCGCGACAGCTACTGCGTGCGCGCTGCTTGGGTTGGAATGTGTGGTGTTTATGGGGAAAGAAGACATTCGCCGTCAGGAGCTGAACGTATTCCGGATGGAACTGCTTGGTACACGGGTAGAGTCTGTCGATAAAGGTGCGGGAACGTTGAAAGATGCAGTGAATGAGGCGCTGCGGTACTGGGTTGCACATGTGGAAGATACGCATTATATTCTCGGATCTGCACTTGGACCGCATCCATTCCCTAAAATTGTCCGGGACTTTCAGCAAGTGATCGGACAAGAGACGAAGCGTCAGATACTGGATAAAGAGGGTCGTCTGCCTGACGCGGTTGTTGCGTGTATTGGCGGCGGCAGTAATGCAATCGGGATGTTCCACCCATTTATAGAAGAGGCTGACGTTGCACTATATGGAGTAGAAGCAGCAGGTGGGGGTATTTCGACGGGGCAGCACGCGGCTGCGATTGCTGAAGCAAAAGAGGGCGTCTTGCACGGGGCATATATGTACGTGCTGCAGGATGATGATGGGTTTATTCAAGAAGCGCATTCAATTTCTGCAGGTCTCGATTACCCTGCCGTCGGTCCAGAACACTGCCATCTCCATGATATAGGAAGGGTTCACTATACATCTGCAACGGATGCTGAAGCGCTCGAAGGAGTACAGCTGCTTGCACAGAAAGAGGGAATCATCCCAGCGCTTGAAAGTGCACATGCGATTCACTTTGCCTTCGGTTTGGCGAAAGAGATGAGTCCTGAAGAAATTCTCGTCGTTTGTCTTTCGGGCAGGGGAGATAAAGACGTGCAGACGGTGCGCGATGCGTTAGGAGGCGGCGTTCAATGA
- the trpA gene encoding tryptophan synthase subunit alpha: protein MNEFTLTAVIRERNEKNQPAFIPYMMAGDGGLDILHKRISFLARAGADAIEIGIPFSDPVADGEVIQEAGSRALEIGVTLRKVMSELQARPHEVPLIVMTYLNPVLAYGISGFAEVCEQAGVKGLIIPDLPHEERGLLSDGLIGKDIALVPLISLTSSNERIEKIAQAAEGFIYAVTVNGITGVRNGFDSNLMNHLEDLKQVSNVPVLAGFGISTPEQVREFSQITDGVIVGSAIVSAFHEGNLETIQPLIEAGRTTVRQ, encoded by the coding sequence ATGAACGAATTCACATTGACAGCGGTCATCCGTGAACGGAATGAAAAAAATCAGCCGGCATTTATCCCGTACATGATGGCGGGGGATGGCGGGCTGGATATCCTGCATAAACGCATTTCCTTCCTCGCAAGGGCAGGGGCGGATGCGATTGAGATTGGCATTCCTTTTTCTGACCCTGTTGCTGATGGCGAAGTGATCCAGGAGGCTGGGAGCCGGGCGCTTGAAATAGGTGTTACATTGCGTAAAGTGATGAGCGAATTGCAGGCCCGGCCGCACGAAGTCCCTTTAATCGTAATGACTTATTTGAATCCGGTTTTAGCTTATGGAATTTCTGGATTTGCAGAGGTGTGTGAACAAGCAGGCGTTAAAGGCTTGATCATCCCGGACCTGCCGCATGAGGAACGCGGTTTGCTATCCGATGGGCTCATTGGCAAAGATATTGCGCTCGTCCCTTTGATATCGTTAACAAGTTCAAACGAGCGGATTGAAAAAATTGCGCAGGCTGCTGAAGGGTTCATTTACGCAGTGACGGTCAATGGCATAACAGGTGTCAGGAACGGATTCGATTCGAATTTGATGAATCATTTAGAAGACTTGAAGCAAGTATCCAATGTGCCGGTACTGGCTGGTTTTGGAATTTCAACGCCTGAACAAGTCCGTGAATTCAGTCAAATTACAGACGGAGTGATTGTAGGAAGTGCAATTGTCTCAGCTTTTCATGAAGGGAATCTTGAAACGATACAACCTCTAATTGAGGCGGGAAGAACCACTGTACGTCAGTAA